The following proteins are co-located in the Candidatus Woesearchaeota archaeon genome:
- a CDS encoding iron-sulfur cluster assembly scaffold protein encodes MQLEYTPEVIENFRNPKNVGEIINPSGEATEGSPACGDMVTMQILVKDDLIEDIKFKSYGCASNIATGSIVTEIAKGKSIEEAKKITWKSATNELGGLPPVKVHCSVLAVDTLKKAIEDYEIKNGKLKITKIVDLKSEILKELGKVVHAKYGDTIINLNLVKSIEEIRGVWLIETKIEPNDEFIDNIKEEIEEHLEPLNVVYKLKIRDK; translated from the coding sequence ATGCAATTAGAATATACTCCAGAAGTTATTGAGAATTTTAGAAATCCTAAGAATGTTGGAGAAATTATTAATCCATCAGGTGAAGCAACAGAAGGTTCTCCTGCATGTGGTGATATGGTTACAATGCAGATTTTAGTTAAAGATGATTTAATTGAAGATATTAAATTTAAATCTTATGGTTGCGCTTCAAATATTGCAACTGGTTCTATTGTTACAGAGATTGCTAAAGGAAAGAGCATTGAAGAAGCTAAAAAAATTACTTGGAAATCTGCAACTAATGAACTTGGTGGACTTCCTCCAGTTAAAGTTCATTGCTCAGTTTTGGCTGTTGATACTTTAAAGAAAGCTATTGAAGATTATGAAATTAAGAATGGAAAATTAAAAATTACAAAAATAGTTGATTTGAAGTCTGAAATTTTAAAAGAGTTAGGAAAAGTTGTTCATGCTAAATATGGAGATACAATTATTAATCTTAATTTAGTTAAGAGTATTGAAGAGATTAGAGGAGTTTGGTTGATTGAAACTAAGATTGAGCCTAATGATGAATTTATAGATAATATTAAAGAAGAAATTGAAGAACATTTAGAACCACTCAATGTAGTTTATAAATTAAAAATTCGAGATAAATAA
- a CDS encoding aminotransferase class V-fold PLP-dependent enzyme codes for MNKVKKEYYFDNYQLTPISESVKRVIMDELDENILPSHKFIEQGSRAREKVHQAKELIAKSINSKSAEIVFVKEGTTANNQIVRGVVEYHLSKGKNIEDIELIVDSISCPDIYAMHKFYENKGAKIKYINVDSKGNIDLDDLRSKLSKDTVLVSITHINQIIGTIQPINEIGNIVKEFSKDILFNVEAQLSYFKTKIDVEEFKIDFMTISSYKIHGPLISAMYIRSDALIVPILNGRGMGPHEVGFANIPFIVGFKEAVRDKLDSWEKDVKEIKIVRDYALKRISDEITDITIYGPDKDENRDPTNLLVSFKYVEGESVYMDLSFDNIIVNTTSACANENLRADYVILGIGGKHEDSHGSIRFTFSRDNTIEEVDFLVESLKKSVDRIRKLSSFKPEDYDFDSLKKKNAKCITCDAKGNCEVHN; via the coding sequence ATGAATAAAGTGAAAAAAGAATATTATTTTGACAATTATCAGTTAACTCCAATTAGTGAGAGTGTTAAAAGAGTAATTATGGATGAGTTAGATGAAAATATATTACCTTCTCATAAATTTATTGAACAAGGTTCAAGAGCTAGAGAGAAAGTTCATCAAGCAAAAGAGTTGATTGCTAAAAGTATTAATTCTAAATCTGCAGAGATTGTATTTGTTAAAGAGGGAACTACTGCAAATAATCAAATTGTTCGTGGAGTTGTAGAATATCATTTATCTAAAGGAAAGAATATAGAGGATATTGAATTAATTGTTGATTCTATTTCTTGTCCAGATATTTATGCGATGCATAAATTTTATGAGAATAAAGGAGCAAAAATAAAATATATAAATGTTGATAGTAAAGGAAATATTGATTTAGATGATTTAAGAAGTAAGCTTTCAAAAGATACAGTTTTAGTTTCAATTACTCATATTAATCAAATTATTGGAACAATTCAACCTATTAATGAAATTGGAAATATTGTGAAAGAGTTTAGTAAAGATATTTTGTTTAATGTTGAAGCTCAACTTAGTTATTTCAAAACTAAAATTGATGTAGAAGAATTTAAAATTGACTTTATGACTATTAGTTCGTATAAAATACATGGTCCTTTGATTAGTGCAATGTATATTAGAAGTGACGCTTTGATTGTTCCTATTTTAAATGGTAGAGGAATGGGGCCACATGAAGTAGGTTTTGCAAATATACCTTTTATAGTTGGATTTAAAGAGGCTGTAAGAGATAAACTTGATAGTTGGGAGAAAGATGTCAAAGAAATTAAAATTGTTCGTGATTATGCTTTGAAGAGAATTAGTGATGAAATTACAGATATTACTATTTATGGACCAGATAAGGATGAAAATCGAGATCCTACAAATTTACTTGTTTCTTTTAAATATGTTGAAGGCGAGAGTGTTTATATGGATTTGAGCTTCGATAATATTATTGTTAATACTACTTCAGCTTGCGCTAATGAAAATTTAAGGGCTGATTATGTGATACTTGGAATTGGTGGAAAACATGAAGATTCACATGGTTCTATTAGATTTACTTTCTCTAGAGATAATACTATAGAAGAAGTTGATTTTTTAGTTGAGAGTCTTAAAAAATCTGTTGATAGAATTAGAAAACTTAGTTCATTTAAACCTGAAGATTATGATTTTGATTCTTTGAAAAAGAAGAACGCAAAATGTATTACTTGTGATGCTAAAGGAAATTGTGAGGTACATAACTAA
- a CDS encoding helix-turn-helix domain-containing protein: MKLPQEIMHWEIIPAIRNNLVRELKELGLNQEKIAKIMDITPAAVSQYTSGKRGKSFEFCDDFINDINKSARRLFDKKNTIFYELNTLSASFKEKKYLCPICKKENNLEVCNLEK, translated from the coding sequence ATGAAATTACCTCAAGAAATCATGCACTGGGAAATTATTCCTGCAATTAGAAATAATCTAGTTAGAGAACTTAAAGAACTTGGACTAAATCAGGAAAAAATAGCAAAAATTATGGATATTACTCCTGCAGCAGTTTCTCAATATACTAGTGGTAAGAGAGGAAAAAGTTTTGAGTTTTGTGATGATTTTATTAATGATATAAATAAGAGTGCAAGAAGATTATTTGATAAAAAAAACACTATTTTTTATGAGTTAAATACTTTGTCTGCAAGTTTTAAAGAAAAAAAATATTTGTGTCCTATTTGTAAAAAAGAAAATAATTTAGAGGTATGTAATTTAGAAAAATGA